Part of the Paludisphaera borealis genome, ACGCGAAGTCCAAGGTCGCCGAATTGCTCGTCGAACTGGCCGCCGCGAACGCTCGACTGAAGCTGAACGACGATGCCTGACATCCCGTACTTCACCGGCCGACCCGACGGCCGCATTCCGCAGCACAAGCCGCCCCCGCCTCGGACGGAGTCGGCCGAAGGGCGGAAGGCTCGAAAGAAGATCTATAACAGCGCCGCATGGAAGAAGTGCCGAGCACTGGCGTTAAGGCGTCAGCCGTTGTGCCCGGAGTGCCTGAAGAATGGCGTCCACTCGCCCAGCGTGGAAGTCCATCACGTCAAAGACCTGGCCGAAGGCGGCGACCAGTACAGCCTCGATAACCTTCAGCCGCTCTGCAAGATGCACCACGGCACCGTCACCCGCTGGCGAATGTATCAAGGGAAGCACGACGATGGCCAAACGCGGCCGACGACCTGACCCGCCCGAACTACGGATCGCGAAGCAGAACGCCGGCAAGACCTACGGCCCGTTCGCCACGATCCGCGAAGCCGGCGAGCCGGACAAGCCCGAGACCATATCGTCCGATCCGTACGCCAGCGAGATATGGGATCGGTTGGTCGCCATGCTGACCGATCGCAAGATCCTCTCGCCCGCCGATCAAGGAATCATGGTCGCGTACTGCTCGGCTTACTCTACTGTCGTACGTTGCCGCAAACTTCTCCAACCCAAGGTCGACCCCAAGACCGGCGCGATTCACGATCCCTTCGTCGTGTTCAACGAGATCACCGGCGCGACCAAGGCCAACGGTTTGCTCGGCACGCTCTCGGGCGCCGAAAGGTCGCTCGCGTCGTTCGCGTCGTCACTCGGCCTGACTCCCGTCGATCGCGGTCGTGCTGCCGTGATTGAAGACCTGGAACAGCGTGACGAACTTGAGGACATCCTGGCTGGTTGAACATGCCGCTCACAATCGAGAACTTCAACCCGATCGTCACGCCCTCGGATCGCGAAGCCCTCAAGCTTGGGTTCCGGTTCGACCGCGAGAAGGCCAATCGCCCGGTCAAGTTCATCGAACGGATCTGCAAACAGTCGATGGGCGAGTTCAGCGGCAAGCCTCTCTTGCTTCTCGATTGGCAGAAGCAAGCCTTATGGCGAGCATTCGGATGGGTTGACGCCGACGGCTATCGAAGGCATCGCGAGCTGTTCATCTTCGTGCCCAAAAAGAACGGCAAGACCGAGCTTGTCAGTGCGTTGAGCCTTTACTTATTGATGGGAGAGGATGAAGCGGTCCCCAAGATCGCCCTCGCGGCCGTCGACAAGAAGCAAGCGGGCGCGATGTGGGAAGAAGCCGATCGGATGATCAAGGCTTCGCCCTTCCTGGAAGCCCGGCTGAACAGCGTCGAGTTCCACAAGAGGATCAGATACGCGAAGAACCAGGGCGAGATCCTGACCCATTCCAGCGACGTGGACTCCAAGGAAGGCGGTTCACTGTCGGCCGTTCTGATCGACGAGCTTCACCTCTGGACGAAGTACAGGCGGAAGGCCTGGAACGTCTACGCAGGCTCCGGCGCCGCGAGGCGACAGCCGCTCAAGGTCGTCATCTCGACGGCGGGCAACGACCGCGAATCGGTCATGTGGGAGCAACTGTGCCGAGCAAGGAAGATCGAGTCGGGCGAGTTGATCGACCCCTACATGTGCGCGGTTCTATTCGGGCCGAACGACGGCGAGGAAGTCGACCCGCACAGCAAAGAAACCTGGTTCCGCTTCAACCCCAGCCTCGGCCACACCATGTCTCTGACCGGGTTCCAGGCCGACTACGAAGCCGCCAAGAGCACGCCTTCGGACTTCGCCGACTGGAAGCAACGCCGCCTGAACGTCTGGACGACGAAGACGAACCGATTCATCGACATCGAGACATGGAATCGGTGCGAGTCGCCGAGGACGCCGGAAGCGATTCAGGAGTCGGCCGAGCTTTCCTTCGCAGGCACGGACTTGAGCGATCTGCGGGACATGACCGCCGTCTCGATCATCACCGGGTCCGTCCCGACGGGTTTCGATATCAAGATTCGCGCGTGGATGACTCGGGTCGAAGCGGAAAGGAAGCAGGCTCAGTACGGCATCCCCCTGATGCTTTGGGTCGAGCAAGGCTTCCTTGAGTTGTGCCCCGGGCCTCGCATCGACCTGGACATGGTCAGAGACGCCATCGAAGAGGAATTCGAGCGCCATCGGTTCTCAAGTCTGTTCGTCGACCCGTGGAATGCCCGCGAGATGAACTTGGCCCTGCAAGCCAAGGGCGTTCCCGTCACGGAGATCCGCCAGGGCATGCAGAGCCTTTCGCAGCCGACGAAGGAACTGGACCGCCTGATCGCCGAAGGCAAGTGGCGGCACGGCGGCAACCCGCTCTACACGTGGACGGCGTCGAACTGCGAAGTCGAGCGGGACAAGAACAACAACTTCATGCTCAGGAAGCCATCCGGCTACGAAAAGATCGACCCGATGGCGGCGTCGGTCAACGCCCTTGCAGCCGCGATAGCGAACGCAGGCGTCAAGCCCAAGCAAATCATCACGGTCGCCCCCAAAATCTACTGGTCCTAATTCATGCCGATCTTCGATCGAATCAAGGGAGCGGCGGCGTCGTTCGCCAAGCGGGCCTCCGCGCCTCTGGCTCCGGCTTCGTGGGGGTTCACTGGAAGCCTGCTCCAGACGTTCAGCCGAACGCTGCAAGGCACGAACACCACCGGGGTCCGGGTCGACGCCCGTGCAGCCCTCTCGCTCCCGGCGGCGTTCGCGGCGGTCAACGTCGTGGCGACCGACCTGGCGAGCCTGCCTCTTCACCTCGTTCAAGTCATGGACGACGGATCAGAGCGCAAGGCCAAGGAACACAGAGCCTACTCCACGTTCATGCGGAGCCCCGACGGCGGCGGCACGACGCCCATGCGGTTCCGCCAGGCGATCCTCTCACACTGTCTGCTCTACGGTAACGGGTACGCGGAGATCGTCCAGGCGGTGGACGGCAGCAGGACGTACCTGTACCTGCTCGACCCCGAGACGACGCTTCCCAACGTCGGCAC contains:
- a CDS encoding HNH endonuclease signature motif containing protein; the protein is MPDIPYFTGRPDGRIPQHKPPPPRTESAEGRKARKKIYNSAAWKKCRALALRRQPLCPECLKNGVHSPSVEVHHVKDLAEGGDQYSLDNLQPLCKMHHGTVTRWRMYQGKHDDGQTRPTT
- a CDS encoding P27 family phage terminase small subunit, with protein sequence MAKRGRRPDPPELRIAKQNAGKTYGPFATIREAGEPDKPETISSDPYASEIWDRLVAMLTDRKILSPADQGIMVAYCSAYSTVVRCRKLLQPKVDPKTGAIHDPFVVFNEITGATKANGLLGTLSGAERSLASFASSLGLTPVDRGRAAVIEDLEQRDELEDILAG
- a CDS encoding terminase large subunit — its product is MPLTIENFNPIVTPSDREALKLGFRFDREKANRPVKFIERICKQSMGEFSGKPLLLLDWQKQALWRAFGWVDADGYRRHRELFIFVPKKNGKTELVSALSLYLLMGEDEAVPKIALAAVDKKQAGAMWEEADRMIKASPFLEARLNSVEFHKRIRYAKNQGEILTHSSDVDSKEGGSLSAVLIDELHLWTKYRRKAWNVYAGSGAARRQPLKVVISTAGNDRESVMWEQLCRARKIESGELIDPYMCAVLFGPNDGEEVDPHSKETWFRFNPSLGHTMSLTGFQADYEAAKSTPSDFADWKQRRLNVWTTKTNRFIDIETWNRCESPRTPEAIQESAELSFAGTDLSDLRDMTAVSIITGSVPTGFDIKIRAWMTRVEAERKQAQYGIPLMLWVEQGFLELCPGPRIDLDMVRDAIEEEFERHRFSSLFVDPWNAREMNLALQAKGVPVTEIRQGMQSLSQPTKELDRLIAEGKWRHGGNPLYTWTASNCEVERDKNNNFMLRKPSGYEKIDPMAASVNALAAAIANAGVKPKQIITVAPKIYWS